The window ATAGTGCTTGCTAAAACTGATATAGACTACAGAAAGTCGATACACTATCACAACAAGCCCACCGTTTGGATACGCACCAGCAAAATGGGCCAGAGCTCCATTACACAGGAAGTGCTGGTTTGTGAAAAAGACCGCAGGGATTTAGTATTTGCAGAAGCAAGTGTTGTGCTGGTGCATATTGATTTTAAGACAGGCAGGCCTTTACCCCTACCCGATTATATTCGTAGCCGTATAAACAGCTACGAAAGTGTGAAAGTAGACAGATAAAAACATGGACCAGGAGCAGCTACATGCTCAGCAGGA of the Flammeovirgaceae bacterium 311 genome contains:
- a CDS encoding putative thioesterase (COG0824 Predicted thioesterase), which gives rise to MHNFKFSKTVEVRYNDLDTMRHVNNAVYHTYIEHARSAYLTDVCQWDWNSMSIVLAKTDIDYRKSIHYHNKPTVWIRTSKMGQSSITQEVLVCEKDRRDLVFAEASVVLVHIDFKTGRPLPLPDYIRSRINSYESVKVDR